Proteins co-encoded in one Brassica rapa cultivar Chiifu-401-42 chromosome A02, CAAS_Brap_v3.01, whole genome shotgun sequence genomic window:
- the LOC103852169 gene encoding lipoxygenase 2, chloroplastic, producing MFCKESPSLQTLSTAQSLSSLFPKPSALINPILTGRRDKPCRRQNFRGRCRITASQFNIAQKGKLLKEKVKRIKVKGFITAEEGLLESLSWLRPLDVITDIRGRSLLVELISAETDTRTVMEEGPVEDYAQRVWFESRNEKYECVFDMPEDFGTVGAIRVQNQHRREMFIKEMKLELPSGSVTFTCNSWVTPKSIDPTKRIFFSNKSYLPSATPEPLKKLRKEELETLQGNNRERVGEFAKYERVYDYDVYNDVGDPDKDERLARPVMGGLSHPYPRRCKTGRKPCEKDASSEKREGEFYVPRDEEFSSTKGTAFTGKAILAALPSVFPQIEAALLDPNLPFPHFKSIEDLYEVGIDIPKDAGLLPMIPKLIKVVAEAQDNLLQFDPPILLNKDRFSWIRDDEFARQTLAGLNPYCIQLVTEWPLKSKLDPAVYGDPKSLITWDIVEKEIRGVMSVDEALKNKRLFMLDYHDLLLPYVNKVRELDDTTLYASRTLFFLSDDSTLRPVAIELTRPPDVNRPQWSQVFTPGYDATSCWLWNLAKTHAVAHDAGYHQLISHWLRTHCCMEPYIIAANRQLSAMHPIYRLLHPHFRYTLEINARARQSLVNAGGIIETCFWPGKYSLELSSDVYAKLWRFDREGLPADLISRGLAVEDETAEHGLRLTIPDYPFANDGLMLWDALKEWITESVKHYYPDAALITCDEELQAWWSEVRNIGHGDKKDEPWWPVLRTQDDLIGVVTTIAWVASGHHAAVNFGQYGYGGYFPNRPTTTRIRMPVEEPTEEELKEFYEEPEKVLLKTFPSQKQATQVMVTLDLLSTHSPDEEYLGEEPEASWVDDPVIFAAYERFKGRLKHLEDVIDERNVNVSLKNRAGAGVVKYELLKPISQPGVTGMGVPYSVSI from the exons atgttttgtaaAGAGTCGCCGAGTCTCCAGACCTTGAGCACAGCACAGAGCCTCAGCTCTCTGTTCCCTAAACCATCAGCACTCATCAACCCCATTTTGACAGGACGTCGAGACAAGCCGTGTCGTCGTCAAAACTTCCGTGGACGATGTAGGATCACAGCCTCACAGTTCAATATTGCACAGAAAGGTAAATTACTGAAAGAGAAAGTTAAGAGAATCAAAGTTAAGGGATTCATAACTGCTGAAGAAGGGCTGCTGGAGAGCTTAAGTTGGTTGAGACCTCTCGATGTCATTACAGATATCCGCGGCAGATCACTGCTCGTCGAGCTTATTAGCGCCGAGACTGACACCC GGACGGTTATGGAGGAGGGTCCAGTAGAAGACTATGCACAACGTGTATGGTTCGAATCCCGTAATGAGAAGTACGAGTGCGTGTTCGACATGCCCGAAGACTTTGGAACCGTGGGGGCCATCAGGGTACAAAACCAGCACCGTAGAGAAATGTTCATCAAGGAGATGAAGCTTGAGTTACCCAGCGGCTCCGTAACGTTTACATGTAACTCATGGGTGACCCCCAAGTCCATTGACCCAACCAAGCGGATATTTTTCTCCAACAAGTCCTACTTGCCATCCGCAACTCCGGAGCCTCTCAAAAAGCTGCGGAAGGAAGAGCTGGAGACCTTGCAAGGCAACAACCGCGAGCGAGTTGGTGAATTCGCCAAGTACGAACGCGTTTACGACTATGATGTGTACAACGATGTGGGTGACCCTGACAAAGATGAAAGACTTGCCCGTCCTGTTATGGGAGGCCTCTCTCATCCGTACCCGAGACGGTGCAAGACTGGTCGCAAACCCTGCGAGAAAGATGCCTCCTCAGAGAAACGCGAAGGGGAGTTCTATGTCCCCAGAGACGAGGAGTTCTCTTCAACAAAGGGCACTGCATTCACGGGCAAGGCTATCTTAGCAGCTCTTCCCTCCGTGTTCCCACAGATCGAGGCTGCTCTGCTTGATCCCAACTTGCCTTTCCCACACTTCAAGTCCATAGAAGATCTCTATGAAGTTGGCATCGACATTCCCAAGGACGCTGGCCTTTTACCTATGATCCCCAAACTTATCAAAGTTGTTGCTGAAGCTCAAGACAATCTTCTACAGTTTGACCCCCCTATTCTTCTTAACA AGGATAGATTTTCGTGGATCCGAGACGACGAATTTGCTCGCCAGACACTTGCAGGCCTTAATCCATATTGCATTCAGCTAGTTACA GAGTGGCCGTTGAAAAGCAAACTAGACCCCGCGGTTTATGGTGATCCCAAGTCACTCATTACTTGggacattgtggaaaaagaAATCAGAGGAGTCATGTCAGTTGATGaa GCCCTAAAGAATAAGAGATTATTCATGTTGGATTACCACGATTTGCTTCTACCGTATGTGAACAAAGTGAGAGAGTTGGACGACACCACCTTATATGCTTCTAGAACACTATTCTTCCTCAGCGATGATAGCACATTGAGGCCTGTTGCCATTGAGTTGACTCGTCCCCCTGATGTCAACAGGCCCCAATGGAGTCAGGTCTTCACACCAGGCTATGATGCTACCTCCTGCTGGCTATGGAATCTTGCTAAGACTCACGCTGTTGCTCATGATGCTGGTTATCATCAGCTTATTTCTCACTG GCTGAGGACTCATTGTTGTATGGAACCATACATAATAGCTGCAAACAGACAACTAAGTGCCATGCATCCTATCTATAGGCTGTTGCATCCCCACTTCCGCTACACCCTGGAGATCAACGCTCGCGCACGCCAAAGTCTCGTCAACGCAGGTGGAATCATTGAGACTTGTTTCTGGCCAGGCAAATATTCATTAGAGCTAAGTTCAGATGTTTATGCTAAACTATGGAGGTTCGACAGGGAAGGTTTACCTGCGGACCTCATCAGCAG GGGGCTGGCTGTGGAAGATGAGACCGCAGAACACGGACTGCGGCTTACTATACCAGACTACCCATTTGCGAATGACGGTTTAATGTTGTGGGATGCACTCAAAGAATGGATCACAGAATCTGTGAAGCATTATTATCCCGATGCGGCACTGATCACGTGTGATGAGGAACTCCAAGCATGGTGGAGTGAAGTGAGGAACATAGGGCATGGAGACAAGAAAGACGAACCATGGTGGCCTGTCCTCAGAACACAAGATGACTTGATTGGCGTCGTGACCACGATTGCGTGGGTGGCTTCAGGTCACCATGCAGCTGTAAACTTTGGACAGTACGGGTATGGAGGGTACTTTCCCAACCGACCAACCACAACAAGGATAAGAATGCCAGTTGAAGAGCCAACAGAGGAAGAGCTAAAAGAGTTCTATGAGGAGCCAGAGAAGGTGCTGCTTAAGACATTCCCGTCGCAGAAGCAGGCGACGCAAGTGATGGTGACTCTGGATCTTCTATCGACCCATTCACCAGACGAAGAGTATCTTGGAGAAGAGCCAGAAGCATCTTGGGTCGACGATCCTGTTATCTTTGCTGCATATGAACGGTTCAAAGGCAGGCTCAAACATCTTGAAGACGTGATAGATGAGAGGAACGTGAACGTTTCTCTAAAGAACAGAGCTGGAGCAGGTGTTGTTAAGTATGAGCTTCTGAAGCCCATCTCCCAACCCGGTGTTACCGGAATGGGTGTTCCCTATAGTGTTTCTATCTAA
- the LOC103852168 gene encoding succinate dehydrogenase assembly factor 2, mitochondrial, with protein sequence MASRKALINVHRIIRSTAVVRQSSVTPSAAPPIFQNGVDLGARFFCSSPQSFDIDLSNEEKKRITINRLLYRSKQRGFLELDLVLGNWVEENVNSMDETAVKSLIHVLDLENPDLWKWLTAQEQPPEIVSSNPVFLALHKKVMTNLNKHAAPETRAAAGQPWVKGWDDFKRGRDAPISGNQ encoded by the exons ATGGCCAGCCGAAAAGCTCTCATTAACGTCCACCGGATCATCCGCTCCACTGCGGTGGTTAGACAGAGCTCCGTCACCCCTTCCGCTGCACCTCCTATTTTCCA AAATGGAGTTGATTTGGGGGCAAGATTCTTCTGCTCGAGTCCACAAAGCTTTGATATTGATCTCTCCAAcgaagagaagaagaggataACCATCAACAG atTGTTGTATAGGAGCAAGCAACGAGGGTTTCTGGAGCTTGATCTTGTTTTGGGTAACTGGGTTGAGGAGAATGTCAATTCCATGGACGAAACCGCTGTCAAATCCCTTATTCATGTCCTCGATTTG GAAAACCCTGATCTCTGGAAATGGCTAACTGCTCAGGAACAGCCTCCCGAGATAGTGAGCTCAAATCCG GTATTTCTGGCGTTACACAAGAAAGTCATGACGAATCTGAACAAACATGCAGCCCCAGAGACGCGTGCAGCAGCTGGACAACCCTGGGTCAAAGGCTGGGATGATTTCAAGAGAGGCCGTGACGCTCCCATCTCCGGGAACCAGTAA
- the LOC103852171 gene encoding pentatricopeptide repeat-containing protein At5g50990, giving the protein MQRISLSISRIRRFSASNLVTLADHRLLKQVLESCKSQPNSKCVLLQAHAHILKLGHLTHPTLVASIVAAYRRCSLPHIARRLLTRFLSLSPSVSNTNIIIESLMINGECGLANKVLRKASDRNVITWNLMIGGYVRNLQYEEALRTLKDMISFADIKPNKFSFASALAACARLGDLNRAKWVHWLMMRDGGVELNAILCTALVDVYAKCGDIKSSREVFYGVERDDVSVWNAMITGFATHGLAEEAMRVFSEMEAEHVLPDSITFLGLLTACSHCGLLEEGKGYFDLMRRQFSLQPKVEHYGAMVDLLGRGGKVKEAYELIESMPVEPDLVIWRSLLSSARTHKNPKLAETAIQNLSKARSGDYVLLSNIYSSTKKWESAQKVRELMKREGIRKAKGKSWVEFGGVIHRFKAGDASHVETKAIYKLLEELIQRTKSQGFVPDTDLVLMDVSEEEKEVNLNYHSEKLALAFGILKSSPGSEVRIQKNIRMCSDCHNWIKSVSRLLNRVIIVRDRIRFHRFEDGLCSCKDYW; this is encoded by the exons ATGCAGAGAATCTCCCTTTCCATCTCCAGAATCAGAAGATTCTCCGCTTCAAACCTCGTTACACTCGCCG ATCATCGGTTGCTGAAACAAGTTCTTGAATCATGCAAATCTCAACCAAACTCCAAATGCGTTCTTCTTCAAGCACATGCTCACATCCTTAAACTCGGTCACCTAACACACCCGACTCTCGTCGCCTCCATCGTCGCAGCTTACAGACGCTGCAGCCTCCCACACATCGCTCGCCGCCTCCTCACTCGGTTCCTCTCGCTCTCTCCTAGCGTCTCCAACACAAACATAATCATCGAGAGTCTTATGATAAACGGCGAGTGCGGTTTGGCTAACAAGGTTCTTCGTAAGGCGAGTGATCGTAACGTCATCACTTGGAACTTGATGATTGGCGGTTACGTCAGGAACCTACAGTACGAAGAAGCGTTGAGAACTCTTAAGGATATGATTAGCTTTGCTGATATTAAACCGAATAAGTTCAGTTTCGCTTCGGCTTTAGCGGCTTGTGCTCGTCTTGGAGACTTGAATCGTGCGAAGTGGGTGCATTGGTTGATGATGAGGGACGGTGGGGTTGAGCTTAATGCGATACTGTGTACTGCACTTGTCGACGTGTATGCAAAGTGTGGAGATATTAAAAGTTCGAGAGAGGTTTTCTATGGAGTTGAAAGGGACGATGTGTCTGTTTGGAACGCGATGATCACAGGTTTCGCGACGCATGGACTAGCGGAAGAAGCGATGAGAGTGTTCTCAGAGATGGAGGCAGAGCATGTTTTGCCGGATTCGATAACGTTTCTTGGGTTGTTAACAGCGTGTAGCCATTGCGGTTTGCTTGAAGAAGGGAAAGGTTACTTTGATCTAATGAGGAGGCAGTTTTCGTTACAGCCGAAGGTGGAGCACTACGGGGCCATGGTGGATCTGTTAGGACGAGGAGGGAAGGTGAAAGAGGCTTATGAGTTGATAGAATCAATGCCTGTGGAGCCGGATTTGGTGATATGGAGGTCTCTTCTTAGCTCCGCTAGAACTCACAAGAACCCAAAGCTAGCTGAAACCGCGATACAGAATCTTTCAAAGGCGAGGAGTGGAGACTATGTGCTGCTCTCGAACATATACAGCTCCACGAAGAAGTGGGAGAGCGCGCAAAAGGTGAGAGAGCTGATGAAGAGAGAAGGAATCCGCAAAGCGAAAGGGAAGAGTTGGGTGGAGTTCGGAGGAGTGATACACCGGTTTAAGGCGGGAGATGCATCTCATGTAGAGACGAAGGCGATATACAAACTGTTGGAAGAGCTGATACAGAGAACAAAGTCTCAAGGCTTTGTGCCTGACACTGATTTGGTGTTGATGGATGTCTCTGAAGAGGAGAAAGAGGTGAACTTGAACTACCATAGCGAAAAGCTTGCGTTGGCGTTTGGGATATTGAAGAGTAGTCCAGGATCAGAAGTTAGGATTCAGAAGAATATAAGGATGTGTAGTGATTGCCACAACTGGATCAAGTCAGTGTCCAGGTTGTTGAATAGAGTGATTATAGTAAGGGATCGGATACGGTTTCATAGGTTTGAAGATGGGTTGTGTTCTTGCAAAGATTATTGGTAA
- the LOC103852277 gene encoding uncharacterized protein LOC103852277 translates to MTKPQCKKKKGKTTQQTPPTQIDGTVGEDLRLPPRLFATDRFPVRRLNIYSSPEILPFIRHVLRGTPEFDTIRQSPFGKLFDIPARQAPVSCKMIHSFLSRQLLCLPEHTLWTAFGGKPLRYGLQEFGTVTGLDCRPFPEGYHPDIAKSVVPGKDNVWKRVIGKKKTITIAELCRMLETGHKMSQWRKIRLALIIIVDGVLIAHQQEARPTPRYVSMLENLETFFAFPWGRESFLKTISCMKPPKFLKKKKCLDPVGTLVLKLKQDSFRLQGFPLSLQLVAFRAIPQLLSYIPAPTDQKTLMDMEGPHLPQHPSINSNDMFRVEFATDVSQLFLLNLYIFLYKAVLYFVVFCCVPLAASSYTDDPHPEPTTARLGSVAKRP, encoded by the exons ATGACGAAACCGCAgtgtaagaagaagaaaggaaagaCGACGCAGCAGACGCCACCAACGCAAATCGACG GAACAGTCGGAGAAGACCTCCGTCTCCCACCCAGATTATTCGCAACTGATAGGTTCCCCGTCAGGCGACTCAATATCTACTCCTCGCCGGAGATTCTGCCGTTCATTCGCCATGTTCTCCGAGGTACTCCGGAGTTCGATACTATTCGCCAGTCACCTTTTGGGAAGCTTTTCGACATCCCTGCCCGCCAAGCTCCAGTTTCCTGTAAGATGATTCATTCCTTCCTCTCGCGTCAACTTCTATGTCTTCCAGAACACACGCTCTGGACGGCTTTTGGTGGGAAGCCTCTCCGTTACGGTCTCCAAGAGTTTGGTACCGTCACCGGCTTAGACTGTCGGCCCTTCCCGGAAGGGTATCACCCAGACATTGCTAAATCTGTTGTTCCTGGCAAAGACAACGTATGGAAAAGAGTTATTGGCAAGAAGAAGACCATAACGATTGCGGAACTATGTCGTATGCTCGAAACAGGTCACAAGATGTCTCAATGGAGGAAGATACGACTTGCGTTGATTATCATCGTCGACGGCGTCCTCATTGCTCACCAGCAAGAAGCACGCCCTACTCCTCGATATGTCAGTATGCTTGAAAACCTGGAAACCTTCTTTGCTTTTCCTTGGGGTAGAGAGTCATTCCTAAAAACCATCTCTTGCATGAAACCACCAAAGtttctgaagaagaagaaatgtcTCGATCCTGTTGGTACATTAGTCCTTAAGCTCAAGCAGGACAGTTTTAGACTTCAAGGATTCCCACTCTCATTACAATTGGTGGCATTCCGCGCCATACCACAGCTGCTCTCTTATATCCCGGCTCCAACTGACCAAAAGACACTAATGGACATGGAGGGTCCTCATCTACCACAACATCCATCCATCAATTCAAACGACATGTTCCGAGTGGAATTCGCCACCGATGTAAGTCAATTGTTCCTCTTGAATCTTTACATTTTCCTCTACAAAGCAGTTCTTTATTTTGTTGTGTTTTGTTGTGTTCCGCTTGCAGCTTCAAGTTACACCGATGATCCCCATCCAGAGCCAACCACAGCCAGGCTGGGGAGTGTGGCCAAACGACCCTAA
- the LOC117131938 gene encoding uncharacterized protein At4g04775, translating to MSSNSSSSRSVQRRSTVGIPTRCWCGANLTTYAAETKENLYRRFYRCEIAVQRKSEHHLFKWVDEAFVDEINNLDAKRCQLQAEIESYKRSTTLRFQAQDKHIEDALLEMRKLIDEQSKLMAATISTTTIDKSNHCTAGTKPHYPVLNIGAAAIALGTMAWLYVKLTT from the exons ATGAGCTCCAACAGCTCTTCATCTCGTTCCGTTCAACGCAGATCAACAGTTGGCATACCTACTCGCTGCTGGTGTGGAGCCAATCTAACAACCTACGCCGCCGAAACGAAGGAAAACCTATACCGGAGATTCTACAGATGTGAAATTGCCGTTCAG AGGAAATCAGAACACCACTTGTTCAAATGGGTTGATGAGGCTTTTGTTGATGAGATAAACAATCTAGATGCAAAAAGATGTCAGCTACAGGCCGAGATTGAGTCTTATAAGAGGTCGACGACACTACGCTTTCAAGCACAAGACAAACACATCGAAGACGCCCTCCTGGAGATGAGAAAACTTATCGACGAGCAAAGTAAGCTTATGGCTGCCACAATATCAACTACTACTATTGACAAGTCCAATCATTGCACCGCTGGTACCAAACCTCATTATCCCGTTCTCAACATTGGAGCTGCTGCCATTGCATTGGGAACAATGGCATGGCTATATGTCAAGCTCACCACCTGA
- the LOC103852173 gene encoding uncharacterized protein LOC103852173 — MKKKLTRLCNSLTYLPLLYFALSQLAQSKHHRSPINSHLSLSLTASPMPLDNDGNCTLTELISSLLDRIPNLLSFKSKWSSIRVKLADLNTHLSDISASSSTTNQLSLDLLLSLRETLHDAASVAARCEGPDLSEGKLKTQSDVDSITARLDRHAKDAEVLIRSGLLNEIVTVSSKKEAALRNLVIRLQIGEPESKNSAIDSLLELVQGDDKNVMISVAQGVVPVLVRLLDSCSLSVKEKVVAVISRISSVESSKHVLIAEGLSLLNHLLRVLESGSGFGKEKACVALQALSLCKENARAIGCRGGISSLLEICQAGTPGSQAFAAGVLRNLASFGEIKENFVEENAVFVLVSLGSSGTVPARENAIGCLASLASRDEDMMMLIVREGGVKCLKSFWDSVSDAKSLEVGVVLLKNLALCPIVRDVVISEGFIPRLVRVLSCGVLGVRIAAAEAVSSLAFSSKSRKEIGESGCIGALIGMLDGKAMEEKEAASKALSTLLVCTSNRKIFKKSDKGVLSLVQLLDPKITKFDKRYTVSALELLVTSKKCRKQVVAAGACLHLQKLVEMDVEGAKKLAENLARSKIWGVFARP, encoded by the coding sequence ATGAAAAAGAAACTCACGCGCTTATGCAACTCACTTACTTACTTACCCCTCCTGTATTTCGCTCTTTCCCAACTGGCACAAAGCAAGCACCATCGCTCCCCAATTAATtcacacctctctctctctctcacagcTTCTCCGATGCCGTTGGATAACGACGGTAACTGTACCTTAACGGAGCTCATCTCCTCCCTCCTCGACCGCATCCCCAACCTCCTCAGCTTCAAATCCAAATGGTCCTCGATCCGCGTCAAACTCGCCGATCTCAACACTCACCTCTCCGATATCTCCGCCTCTTCTTCTACCACCAACCAGCTATCTCTGGATCTCCTCCTCTCCCTTCGAGAGACGCTCCACGACGCCGCCTCCGTCGCGGCGCGGTGCGAGGGCCCGGATTTATCTGAGGGAAAGCTCAAGACGCAGAGCGACGTCGACTCGATCACGGCTCGACTCGATCGCCACGCGAAAGACGCCGAGGTTCTGATCAGAAGCGGCCTTCTCAACGAAATCGTTACGGTTTCATCTAAGAAGGAAGCTGCGTTGAGGAATCTAGTTATCCGGTTACAGATCGGTGAACCGGAGTCGAAGAACTCGGCGATTGACTCGCTGCTCGAGCTGGTTCAGGGAGATGATAAAAACGTGATGATCTCAGTAGCTCAAGGAGTTGTTCCCGTTCTTGTTCGGTTGCTAGATTCGTGTAGTTTGAGCGTGAAGGAGAAGGTTGTAGCTGTGATTTCAAGAATCTCGTCCGTGGAGAGTAGTAAACACGTGTTGATAGCTGAAGGTTTGTCTCTGCTGAATCACCTCCTTCGAGTGTTGGAATCAGGGAGTGGTTTTGGTAAAGAGAAGGCTTGTGTTGCTCTTCAAGCTCTGAGTTTGTGTAAGGAGAACGCTAGAGCGATTGGGTGTAGAGGAGGGATCTCGTCTCTTCTTGAGATCTGCCAGGCGGGGACTCCTGGCTCTCAAGCTTTCGCTGCTGGTGTGTTGAGGAACTTGGCTTCGTTTGGAGAGATTAAGGAGAATTTTGTTGAGGAGAACGCTGTTTTTGTTCTTGTCTCTCTCGGTTCTTCAGGCACGGTTCCTGCTCGAGAGAATGCGATAGGATGTTTGGCTAGTTTAGCTTCCAGGGATGAGGATATGATGATGTTGATTGTTAGAGAAGGAGGGGTTAAGTGTTTAAAGAGTTTCTGGGATTCTGTTTCCGATGCTAAGAGTCTCGAGGTGGGAGTTGTGCTTTTAAAGAATCTAGCTTTGTGTCCTATTGTGAGAGATGTTGTTATCTCGGAAGGGTTTATCCCACGTTTGGTTCGGGTGTTGAGCTGTGGGGTTCTTGGTGTTAGAATCGCAGCTGCGGAAGCTGTTTCTTCGCTAGCGTTCAGCTCGAAAAGCAGGAAAGAGATTGGTGAAAGCGGATGCATCGGTGCATTGATTGGCATGTTAGATGGTAAAGCCATGGAAGAGAAAGAAGCAGCTTCGAAAGCTCTGTCGACGTTATTGGTGTGCACAAGCAACAGAAAGATTTTCAAGAAGAGTGACAAGGGTGTACTCAGTCTTGTTCAGCTCTTGGACCCGAAGATTACGAAATTTGATAAGAGATACACAGTCTCTGCGTTGGAACTGCTTGTAACTTCTAAGAAATGTAGGAAACAAGTCGTTGCTGCTGGTGCTTGCTTGCATTTGCAAAAGCTTGTGGAGATGGATGTTGAAGGAGCTAAGAAACTGGCAGAGAATCTTGCTCGGAGTAAGATTTGGGGCGTCTTCGCAAGGCCATAA
- the LOC103852174 gene encoding GDSL esterase/lipase At4g10955 has protein sequence MLMANCGAVEEDTTETESSVVLMAATTTPTTPTTKRAVVKEDDAHHPYAFHVSGPRNVASPNWRDLISSSWKDPNYKRTVMACFIQAAYLLELDRQENRNALAPKWWIPFKYKLSQTLIDERDGSIFGAVLEWDRAAAMSDLVVIRPSGAPKAVLALRGTILKSLTMRRDIEDDLRFLAWESLKGSVRFSVALEALQSVAKRYGSSNVCIVGHSLGAGFALQVGKALAKEGLFVDAHLFNPPSVSLAMSLRNIGEKAGFAWRRLMSMLPQKNEPLILNGDEAEKGPPSPGSGSGFRNWVPSFYGQNQKSSVDLRKWVPHLYVNDSDYICCHYTEQDGVNEKREVNNKENNSPVVNTIPQAAAKLFVMSKGKQKFLEAHGLEQWWSDNLELQSAIHSSRLISQQLKSLYSIK, from the exons ATGTTGATGGCGAATTGTGGAGCTGTGGAAGAAGACACGACGGAAACTGAATCCTCCGTGGTGTTAATGGCGGCTACTACTACGCCGACGACTCCAACGACGAAGAGGGCGGTGGTGAAGGAAGATGACGCTCATCACCCTTACGCGTTTCACGTCTCGGGGCCCAGAAACGTTGCTTCTCCTAACTGGAGAGATCTCATCAGTTCCAGTTG GAAGGATCCGAACTACAAGAGAACAGTAATGGCATGTTTTATCCAAGCAGCTTACTTACTTGAACTCGACCGACAAGAGAACAGAAACGCTCTCGCACCCAAATGGTGGATCCCTTTCAAGTACAAGTTATCGCAGACGCTGATCGACGAGCGAGACGGATCAATATTCGGAGCTGTTCTCGAGTGGGACAGAGCAGCTGCCATGTCTGATTTAGTCGTCATCAGACCAAGCGGGGCACCGAAAGCAGTACTCGCTCTCCGAGGAACCATACTAAAGAGCCTTACGATGAGACGTGACATCGAAGATGATCTCCGGTTTCTAGCTTGGGAGAGCCTTAAAGGCTCTGTGAGGTTTAGCGTGGCTCTCGAGGCGCTGCAGTCGGTAGCTAAGAGGTATGGGAGCAGTAACGTGTGTATTGTTGGTCATTCTTTAGGAGCTGGTTTTGCGTTACAGGTTGGTAAGGCATTGGCTAAAGAAGGGCTGTTTGTGGATGCTCATTTGTTCAATCCACCTTCTGTATCTCTCGCTATGAGCTTAAGAAACATTGGTGAAAAGGCTGGGTTTGCTTGGAGAAGACTCATGTCAATGCTTCCTCAAAAGAACGAGCCTTTGATACTAAATGGTGATGAAGCAGAGAAGGGTCCTCCTAGTCCTGGTAGTGGTTCAGGGTTTAGGAACTGGGTACCGAGTTTTTACGGGCAGAATCAGAAATCTTCAGTGGATTTGAGGAAATGGGTGCCTCATTTATATGTGAACGACAGCGACTACATCTGCTGCCACTACACTGAACAGGATGGAGTAAATGAGAAGAGAGAAGTGAACAACAAGGAGAACAACAGTCCTGTTGTGAACACTATTCCTCAAGCAGCAGCTAAGCTTTTCGTGATGTCGAAAGGGAAACAAAAATTTCTGGAGGCTCACGGGTTAGAACAATGGTGGTCAGATAATCTAGAGCTTCAATCAGCTATCCACAGCAGCAGGTTGATCAGTCAGCAGCTCAAATCGCTATACAGTATCAAGTAA
- the LOC103852176 gene encoding pyruvate dehydrogenase E1 component subunit beta-1, mitochondrial has product MWGILGRRAVDGGLSASSLRRMRSGLVSARSYAAGSKEMTVRDALNSAIDEEMSADPKVFVMGEEVGQYQGAYKITKGLLEKYGPERVYDTPITEAGFTGIGVGAAYAGLKPVVEFMTFNFSMQAIDHIINSAAKSNYMSAGQINVPIVFRGPNGAAAGVGAQHSQCYAAWYASVPGLKVLAPYSAEDARGLLKAAIRDPDPVVFLENELLYGESFPISEEALDSSFCLPIGKAKIEREGKDVTITTFSKMVGFALKAAEKLAEEGISAEVINLRSIRPLDRATINASVRKTSRLVTVEEGFPQHGVCAEICASVVEESFSYLDAPVERIAGADVPMPYAANLERLALPQVEDIVRAAKRACFRSK; this is encoded by the exons ATGTGGGGAATCCTGGGGAGAAGAGCCGTCGATGGAGGCTTATCTGCTTCG TCTCTCAGAAGGATGCGATCCGGGTTGGTTTCCGCAAGGAGCTACGCAGCTGGTTCAAAAGAG ATGACAGTCAGAGATGCTCTGAATTCTGCAATCGATGAGGAAATGTCTGCAGATCCTAAAGTCTTTGTCATGGGTGAAGAG gTTGGACAATACCAAGGTGCTTACAAG ATCACTAAAGGCCTTTTGGAGAAATATGGTCCTGAGAGAGTTTATGATACCCCTATTACCGAG GCTGGATTTACTGGAATTGGAGTTGGTGCCGCCTATGCTGGCTTAAAGCCTGTTGTAGAATTTATGACTTTTAACTTTTCTATGCAG GCAATTGATCATATCATAAATTCTGCTGCAAAGTCAAATTACATGTCTGCTGGACAGATAAATGTACCCATCGTCTTTAGAGGACCCAATGGTGCTGCTGCTGGTGTTGGTGCTCAGCATTCTCAG TGCTATGCAGCATGGTACGCCTCAGTTCCTGGTTTGAAAGTTCTCGCTCCATATTCAGCTGAAGATGCTCGTGGTCTTCTTAAAGCTGCCATTAGAGACCCTGACCCCGTTGTCTTCCTTGAAAACGAGTTACT ATATGGTGAATCATTTCCAATTTCAGAAGAAGCACTTGATTCAAGTTTCTGTCTTCCCATAGGAAAAGCCAAG ATTGAACGAGAAGGAAAGGATGTAACAATAACAACTTTCTCGAAGATGGTCGGGTTTGCCCTCAAG GCAGCTGAGAAGCTTGCAGAAGAGGGAATAAGTGCTGAG GTAATAAATCTGCGGTCAATCCGCCCGCTAGACAGAGCAACGATCAATGCTTCAGTGAGAAAAACAAGTAGATTGGTAACAGTTGAAGAAGGTTTCCCTCAGCATGGAGTCTGTGCAGAAATCTG TGCGTCGGTAGTAGAGGAGAGCTTTTCATACTTGGATGCACCGGTGGAGAGGATAGCAGGAGCCGATGTTCCAATGCCTTACGCAGCTAACCTAGAGAGATTGGCTCTTCCTCAGGTAGAGGATATCGTTCGAGCAGCAAAGAGAGCTTGTTTCAGATCCAAATAA